In Anomaloglossus baeobatrachus isolate aAnoBae1 chromosome 10, aAnoBae1.hap1, whole genome shotgun sequence, the genomic window GTTTTGTAACTTTGACTCATTAAAATTGATTTAAAATATAATAATGTTcttagtatttttttttgtttgcatattttttatttatttacttgaaATTATTTTCCCATTCTTTGTTCTCTTAAAGATTTTTACTTTTAACATTATTTTACATAATGTACTGTGATAAGTCTTTATAGCAGTACACTAATGCATGCAAGTGATCTGCATAGGATCTGACAGAATATACCTAATTCTGGAGTCAAATGCAGGTACTACCTCCAACAGACAATGAGCtccgtataactgctagatctgcagtagagaaaacagtgattttatcaaaatgacagcaaacagctcagtaagtgacacatcgctggaatcagggtctctgtctctacattattcggCTTTCAAATGGgatagcaaaagcctggtgacagattccctttaactgcatTAATCtcattggagtacagatgatggcagtgatgggttatCTTAGCACACGACTTGTTAACTTTGTGGATAAGCTGCTGCAAGAGATTGTTCTGATAAACAGAACATTTTAGCcccgattcattaagactggtgaTTTTGTCTTTTCTGATAAGGGGTCATGGTGGAGTCaggcactcctgattcatgaagacgtGCACGCCTCTTCaggaatcaggagcatctgataaGTGGTGTGCACCTCTGTGTGCCATGCCAGATATCTTACACCAGTCATTGACTAGTGTAAGATTTCTGTCCTAAGTAACgccacagcttgtcatgaattagaCAAGTCGTGGTGTCACGGCCCTGCCATGCTTGGTCATGCCTCAGCTTCACCCACCTCCAGCCATTTTGGCCTAGCTGGAAGAAACAGGTATGAAAACGCCATACATTGCAAAATGTTTGTGCAACGTTAAGTTGAAATTTTGCGACTTTTCAAAGGAAGTTAAGTCATAATTCTCACAAAAAtgttttgatgaattggggccttaaAGGAGGAGACAGGTGCTGACACTTCCACTGCCATCTTCTGTACTCCAAAGGACAGACTGGGGAAAAGCGGCGGGTTTGTAAACAACTTATATGCAATTTTACAACAATGAAGACAATTCCATAGTAAAGTGATTTGCATAACTTTtcatttagggtaccttcacactttagcgatgcagcagcgatccgaccagcgatctgacctggtcaggatcgctgctgcatcgctacatggtcgctggtgagctgtcaaacaggcagatctcaccagcgaccagtgaccagcccccagccagcagcgacgtgcaagggacgctgcgcttgcacggagccggcgtctggaagctgcggacactggtaactaaggtaaacatcgggtatggttacccgatgtttacattagttaccagcgcacaccgcttagctgtgtgtgcagggagcagggagccgcgcacactgcttagcgctggctccttgctctcctagctacagtacacatcgggttaattaacccgatgtgtacagcagctacatgtgcagagagccggagccggcagcacaggcagcgtgagagctgcggaggctggtaactaaggtaaatatcgggtaaccaccttggttacccgatgtttatcttagttaccagcctccgcagctgccagacgccggctcctgctccctgctcgcttcatttgtcgctctctcgctgtcacacacagcgatctgtgtgtcacagcgggagagcgcttttgaagaaaacgaaccagggctgtgtgtaacgagcagcgatctcgcagcaggggccagatcgctgctcagtgtcacacacagcgagatcgctaatgaggtcactgctgcgtcacaaaaagcgtgactcagcagcgatctcggcagagagctcgctgtgtgtgaagcaccccttactctttaaagcatcactccagcatttgTTTGTTTTTCACCACCGGAGTGGTGCCACTAATCTAAGGTCCCTGACAGTAGTCTTCAACTTATCAGCCGACACCTTCACCTTCTATCAGTGCCGCTCCGGTCCCACGGCGCCATCTTGACACCACAGTGTCTGACTGTGGGAAGTCAGAAGTAATGGTCACAAGCTATCAATgcaagtgttacgtcaccgccggagtctgctccagcgacttctgctccgatcgccaggcgacgccgtgttcctgccgtggatggtgctggtgatgggagaggagtcgatgccagcggcaccggtgggcgcaggctccgatcatccactgggctgggttatcttgggatctgaagtaccgctggctgactgtgggtggcgtgtgtcttccagctgaagttgccagcgttcagctacagccaattggaagacaccatacccttcttattccccctcctgtcacatgaccactgccagagatagttctgattttcctggctcctgttacgtcctattctgtttggttattcctgtgtgctgacttctgcgtgttttctgactaccctcctgcctactgtttttgtacctcgctgcccgatccggatctgacctctgcttcgtttgctgactacgtcattgcctgccgattctgtccctgttcggcaattcctggtttgaccctgcctgactactactctcatcggactgcagccttccacaggtagtgatcacccgggccctgtgtaattccaaatccctgtataggggttaaagggtttcagggttctgggggtcctgcttggtgagtggctttcctctagcctccccattacagcccatctgagtctgtggatccaggcaggcattacagcaagtctatgagagccaggctCTCGTAGACTTGCATTGAAAAGTGACCTCCGGCTTGCTCCAACAAACACTGGAGAGATCCGGAAGGGCACAATGGATGAGAGCGGCGGTGATACAAGGTAAAGATGGCAGCAGTAATTATAAGACTGGTGTCAGGGAACTtcgattagaagcaccactccagcgctgaaataaaaaaaaaacaaaaccaaacagtggagtggtgctttaggcAAATCTGTTTTATTCTGTCTGTATAAATAATTTCAATAGACCTTTTAGAATAAATAAATTTAGTGTTTTGTTTGGTATTTGATGCTAAAAACAATAAGAGTTCCtaaataatatttaaaaatcaGTAAATTGCTCTATGTCTTTTCGAGAGAACAGGGCTTGAGTAACTCCTGGATGATATCGGGTGACAGAAAAATACAGGTGTCTTCATGTTGCTGTAAGACTTTCGTCCAGTACGTTTGTTCCTGTTGCAGTTTCTGGATCTCTTTACGCAGCGCAGCATTGTCCTTCTCTAATGTTTCAAATTCCTGAGAAGAAAAGATGAAAGTAAAATAAATCAGTCACTACAAACACAGTAATATaatttgctttaaagggaatctgtcaccaggtttgtcccttatgagctgtggccaacaccagtgagcccttactgtatatactgcattccagaatacaggatataagaggccaggccgctctgtagaacgtaaaaaacatttttattatactcaccatgGGTGCGGTCGGGTCCGAGAAGTGTTGCTGCTctcaggtccggtgcctcctctcttcagcacttgccgtcctccttctacccagctcagtatggatgacatgtcctatgtca contains:
- the BATF2 gene encoding LOW QUALITY PROTEIN: basic leucine zipper transcriptional factor ATF-like 2 (The sequence of the model RefSeq protein was modified relative to this genomic sequence to represent the inferred CDS: inserted 1 base in 1 codon), which gives rise to MKIEEEDISRTTETATTRGTWDCQDGKKELVKLKKRERNRAAACKTRQKHTERADTLHQEFETLEKDNAALRKEIQKLQQEQTYWTKVLQQHEDTCIFLSPDIIQELLKPXFSRKDIEQFTDF